In Microbacterium binotii, one DNA window encodes the following:
- a CDS encoding DNA polymerase III subunit delta' — MHTATSSLAWEDVWGQDDAVQLLQAAASDPAQLTHAWLITGPPGSGRSTLAYGFAAALIAEPGDEAAVRQVLARTHPDLTALRTEQVVIRIEEARQLVERAYYSPSLGRYRVIVVEDADRMAERTSNVLLKALEEPPERTIWVLCAPSDADLLPTIRSRVRTVRLREPDVSDVARLITQRTGVDAEVAEQAARHAQRHIGMAQRLATDDDARRRRDETLRSALAVRGVGDAVDAAARIVQVATDDAKALTVERDEAERASLLRTVGLAEGAAVPPAVRSQLNALADEQKRRATRSLRDGIDRVLTDLQSLFRDVVMVQFGRTDGLINTELSDDLHALAAAWEPTRTLLVLDEIALTRRNLERNAAPALALESLLVAVATGRSAS; from the coding sequence ATGCACACCGCCACGTCCTCTCTCGCCTGGGAAGACGTGTGGGGGCAGGACGACGCGGTGCAGCTGCTGCAGGCGGCCGCATCTGATCCCGCACAGCTCACGCACGCGTGGCTGATCACGGGCCCTCCCGGTTCGGGCCGCTCGACGCTGGCCTACGGGTTCGCAGCGGCCCTGATCGCCGAGCCCGGTGATGAGGCGGCCGTCCGCCAGGTGCTCGCTCGCACCCATCCGGACCTCACCGCGCTGCGTACGGAGCAGGTCGTCATCCGCATCGAGGAGGCGCGCCAGCTCGTCGAGCGCGCGTACTACTCGCCCTCGCTGGGCCGATATCGCGTGATCGTGGTCGAAGACGCCGACCGCATGGCCGAGCGCACCTCGAACGTGCTGCTCAAGGCGCTCGAAGAGCCGCCTGAGCGCACGATCTGGGTGCTCTGCGCGCCGAGCGACGCCGATCTGCTGCCCACCATCCGTTCCCGTGTGCGCACGGTCCGCTTGCGCGAGCCGGATGTGTCCGACGTCGCTCGTCTGATCACCCAGCGCACCGGGGTCGACGCGGAGGTCGCCGAGCAGGCCGCGCGGCACGCGCAGCGCCACATCGGCATGGCCCAGCGCCTGGCGACGGATGACGACGCGCGCCGGCGTCGCGACGAGACGCTGCGCAGTGCACTCGCCGTGCGCGGGGTCGGTGACGCCGTGGACGCAGCCGCCCGCATCGTGCAGGTCGCCACCGACGATGCGAAGGCCCTCACCGTCGAGCGAGACGAGGCCGAACGGGCATCACTCCTGCGAACCGTCGGCCTCGCCGAGGGTGCCGCGGTGCCACCCGCGGTCCGATCGCAGCTCAACGCGCTGGCCGACGAGCAGAAGCGGCGCGCGACGCGCAGCCTCCGCGACGGCATCGACCGCGTCCTCACCGATCTGCAGTCGCTGTTCCGCGACGTGGTGATGGTGCAGTTCGGCCGCACCGACGGCCTCATCAACACCGAATTGTCCGACGACCTGCATGCCCTTGCGGCGGCATGGGAGCCGACTCGCACCCTTCTCGTCCTCGACGAGATCGCCCTGACCCGACGGAACCTCGAGCGCAATGCGGCCCCCGCGCTGGCGCTCGAGAGCCTGCTGGTCGCCGTCGCCACCGGAAGGAGCGCGTCATGA
- a CDS encoding alpha/beta hydrolase has translation MSAAPRIRRLIAVTGVVVTLAALAGCAFKVDVAPSPTRSAEPDTTGISEELLPFYGQELSWNACGTGLDCTTVTAPLDWDNPSAGEIDLAVVRHLATDGEPLGSLLTNPGGPGASGVALIRDSLSFAVGDALQSDYDVIGFDPRGVGESSAVRCFDAPDMDRYLFDIPTGTRGSAEWNSQLEARNATFAQACEANSDGILQFITTEQSARDMDLLRGVLGDEKLNYLGYSYGTFLGATYAQLFPERVGRLVLDGAIDPETSQLDVSTTQGIGFESALRAYMASCLQGSDCPFTGTVDDGMSDLSTLLASADRNPLVNADGRRMGADSMMTAIVAALYSQDSWSYLTTALSDALQGDPSVAFQLADFYYNRSGGAYSDNSTEAFIAYNCMDYPDDATPEQEAASKALLAERAPTVAPYWSSDVDSCASWPFPPSGERKALTAQGAAPIVVIGTTNDPATPYDWSVALADQLASGVLITRVGEGHTGYNKGNACVDDAVEAYFVDGTVPQDGLRCE, from the coding sequence ATGAGCGCCGCCCCCCGCATCCGTCGCCTGATCGCCGTGACAGGTGTCGTCGTCACCCTCGCCGCCCTCGCCGGGTGCGCGTTCAAGGTCGACGTCGCGCCCTCGCCGACCCGCAGCGCAGAGCCCGACACGACCGGCATCTCCGAGGAGCTGCTGCCGTTCTACGGGCAGGAGCTCTCGTGGAACGCATGTGGCACCGGCCTCGACTGCACCACGGTCACGGCCCCCCTCGACTGGGACAACCCGTCGGCCGGAGAGATCGACCTCGCCGTCGTGCGCCATCTCGCCACCGATGGAGAGCCCCTCGGCTCGCTGCTGACGAACCCCGGCGGCCCCGGCGCGTCAGGTGTCGCGCTCATCCGCGATTCGCTCTCGTTCGCGGTCGGCGACGCTCTCCAGAGCGACTACGACGTCATCGGGTTCGACCCGCGCGGCGTCGGCGAGTCGAGCGCGGTGCGCTGCTTCGACGCCCCGGACATGGACCGCTATCTGTTCGACATCCCCACGGGCACCCGCGGGTCCGCGGAGTGGAACAGTCAGCTCGAGGCGCGCAACGCGACGTTCGCCCAGGCGTGCGAGGCGAACAGCGACGGCATCCTGCAGTTCATCACGACCGAGCAGTCCGCACGCGACATGGACCTGCTGCGCGGCGTGCTGGGTGACGAGAAGCTCAACTACCTCGGCTACTCCTACGGCACGTTCCTCGGCGCGACGTACGCGCAGCTCTTCCCGGAGCGTGTCGGCCGCCTCGTCCTCGACGGCGCGATCGATCCCGAGACCTCCCAGCTCGATGTGTCGACGACGCAGGGCATCGGATTCGAATCGGCGCTGCGGGCCTACATGGCCTCGTGCCTCCAGGGTTCCGACTGCCCCTTCACCGGCACGGTCGACGACGGCATGTCGGATCTCAGCACGCTGCTCGCGAGCGCCGATCGCAATCCGCTCGTCAACGCGGACGGCCGCCGCATGGGCGCCGACTCGATGATGACCGCGATCGTTGCCGCGCTCTACTCGCAGGACAGCTGGTCGTATCTGACCACGGCGCTGTCGGACGCGTTGCAGGGCGATCCGTCGGTCGCGTTCCAGCTCGCCGATTTCTACTACAACCGCAGCGGAGGCGCTTACAGCGACAACTCCACCGAGGCCTTCATCGCCTACAACTGCATGGACTACCCGGACGATGCCACGCCGGAACAGGAGGCCGCGTCGAAGGCTCTGCTCGCGGAGCGCGCGCCGACCGTCGCGCCGTACTGGTCCAGCGACGTCGACTCGTGCGCCTCGTGGCCGTTCCCGCCGAGCGGCGAGCGTAAGGCGCTGACCGCTCAGGGCGCCGCGCCGATCGTTGTCATCGGCACGACGAACGACCCCGCCACTCCCTACGACTGGTCGGTGGCACTGGCCGATCAGCTCGCGTCCGGCGTGCTGATCACGCGGGTCGGCGAGGGGCACACCGGCTACAACAAGGGCAACGCCTGCGTCGACGACGCGGTGGAGGCGTACTTCGTCGACGGCACGGTGCCCCAGGACGGCCTGCGCTGCGAGTGA